Proteins from a single region of Streptomyces griseiscabiei:
- a CDS encoding PP2C family serine/threonine-protein phosphatase, whose protein sequence is MSQMPQPTALTKCPICEWPLASDDRFCGACGHDLSAVPAPPEDHPTITMNGTAGEAPDESASVDWPVASEPSTDTPPPVVRPTDIQGTDSGGGELPGPGRGVRFDRPHEPDEYPLAAPRPPDPRTADLATPPAGTKVCVACRAGRVDLDGYCENCGHAQPRERDHMELELGAVAAVSDRGLRHHRNEDAFAISSTALPDGSPAVVAIVCDGVSSATRPDDASLAAARVANETVLGALPRGTHPQQAMHDAIVAAAGAVNALAEEPETAQEHAPHQNAPACTIVGSIVTPSLLVVGWVGDSRAYWVPVDRSAPPARLTEDDSWAAQMVSAGLMSEAEAYADERAHAITGWLGADAYELEPHTASFKPDRPGVVVVCTDGLWNYAEAAEEMAEAVPLDAAGRPLHCAQVLVGRALDGGGHDNVTVAVLPFPAPPQGAGSA, encoded by the coding sequence ATGTCCCAGATGCCCCAGCCGACCGCGCTGACGAAGTGCCCGATCTGCGAGTGGCCCCTCGCCTCGGACGACCGCTTCTGCGGTGCGTGCGGCCATGACCTCTCGGCGGTGCCCGCGCCGCCGGAGGACCACCCGACGATCACCATGAACGGGACGGCGGGCGAGGCGCCCGACGAGTCCGCGTCCGTGGACTGGCCCGTCGCCTCCGAGCCCAGCACGGACACACCTCCGCCGGTGGTCCGTCCCACCGACATCCAGGGCACCGACTCCGGCGGCGGCGAACTGCCCGGCCCGGGGCGGGGCGTACGGTTCGACCGGCCCCACGAGCCCGACGAGTACCCGCTCGCCGCGCCCCGGCCGCCGGACCCGCGCACCGCCGACCTCGCCACCCCGCCGGCCGGTACGAAGGTGTGCGTGGCCTGCCGCGCGGGCCGGGTCGACCTGGACGGCTACTGCGAGAACTGCGGGCACGCGCAGCCCCGCGAACGCGACCACATGGAGCTGGAGCTGGGCGCGGTCGCCGCGGTCAGCGACCGGGGCCTGCGGCACCACCGCAACGAGGACGCGTTCGCGATCTCCTCGACCGCGCTGCCCGACGGCTCCCCCGCGGTCGTCGCGATCGTCTGCGACGGCGTGTCCTCCGCGACCCGCCCCGACGACGCCTCGCTCGCCGCCGCCCGCGTCGCCAACGAGACGGTGCTGGGCGCGCTGCCGCGCGGCACCCACCCGCAGCAGGCCATGCACGACGCGATCGTCGCCGCCGCGGGCGCGGTCAACGCCCTGGCCGAGGAGCCGGAGACGGCCCAGGAGCACGCCCCGCACCAGAACGCGCCGGCGTGCACCATCGTCGGCTCGATCGTCACCCCGAGTCTGCTCGTGGTCGGCTGGGTCGGCGACAGCCGCGCCTACTGGGTCCCGGTGGACCGCAGCGCGCCCCCGGCCCGGCTCACCGAGGACGACTCGTGGGCGGCACAGATGGTGTCCGCGGGACTGATGAGCGAGGCCGAGGCGTACGCCGACGAGCGCGCCCACGCGATCACCGGCTGGCTCGGCGCGGACGCGTACGAACTGGAGCCGCACACCGCTTCCTTCAAACCGGACCGGCCGGGTGTAGTGGTGGTGTGCACCGACGGACTGTGGAACTACGCGGAGGCCGCCGAGGAGATGGCCGAGGCCGTGCCCCTGGACGCGGCCGGGCGACCGCTGCACTGCGCGCAGGTTCTGGTCGGCCGCGCGCTCGACGGCGGGGGCCACGACAACGTAACAGTGGCCGTCCTGCCGTTCCCGGCCCCTCCTCAGGGGGCAGGATCGGCCTGA